A window from Flavobacterium sp. 83 encodes these proteins:
- a CDS encoding aldose epimerase family protein, which produces MSNYIMESFGLMPGGEIVDSCELTNKNGMQLCVINYGATITSLKMPLENGKIVDVVLGFETLEDYMESFNLESAPYLGATIGRFAGRIKDGVFSLNEKKNQLNKNNNNNSLHGGIASFSQKIWKIKNVKEGKNPSVTLSYFSPNNEENYPGDLTVELTYTLSYENELIIEYKANTTEDTIVNLTHHSYFNLDGHNSDILEQELIINSEKIVETTNENIPTGKFLNTADSSFDFSQPKKCPSKIDTTFVLEKENEFSASLFNKKNNLKMTVYTNQSGVHIYVGGNCFNKIKGKENVDYHALSGICFETQNFPDAPNHEHFPSSILRKGDLYHHKTIYKFQSF; this is translated from the coding sequence ATGTCTAATTATATAATGGAATCATTTGGTTTAATGCCTGGAGGTGAGATTGTCGATTCTTGTGAATTGACTAACAAAAATGGAATGCAATTATGTGTTATTAATTATGGCGCTACCATTACATCATTGAAAATGCCATTGGAAAATGGAAAAATTGTGGATGTAGTTTTGGGATTTGAGACTTTAGAAGACTATATGGAATCCTTTAATTTAGAAAGTGCCCCTTATCTTGGAGCAACAATTGGACGGTTTGCAGGAAGGATAAAGGATGGTGTTTTTAGTTTGAACGAAAAAAAAAATCAATTGAATAAAAACAATAATAATAATTCATTACATGGAGGAATCGCCAGCTTCAGCCAGAAAATTTGGAAGATTAAAAATGTTAAAGAAGGTAAAAATCCATCTGTAACGTTGTCGTATTTCAGTCCAAATAATGAAGAGAATTATCCTGGAGATTTAACAGTTGAGTTAACTTATACTTTATCTTATGAAAATGAATTAATTATTGAATACAAAGCAAATACCACTGAGGATACAATTGTGAATTTGACGCATCACAGTTATTTTAATCTTGATGGTCATAATTCAGATATACTAGAACAAGAGTTGATTATCAATTCTGAAAAAATAGTAGAGACAACAAATGAAAATATTCCAACAGGAAAGTTTTTAAATACGGCTGATTCTTCTTTTGATTTTAGTCAGCCAAAAAAATGTCCTTCAAAAATTGATACCACATTTGTTTTAGAAAAAGAAAATGAATTTTCAGCTTCACTTTTTAATAAAAAGAATAATCTGAAAATGACGGTTTATACGAACCAATCAGGTGTTCATATTTATGTAGGAGGCAATTGTTTTAATAAGATAAAAGGAAAAGAAAATGTCGATTACCATGCTTTGAGCGGAATTTGTTTTGAAACCCAAAATTTTCCGGATGCGCCTAATCACGAACATTTTCCAAGTTCCATTTTGAGAAAAGGGGATCTCTATCATCATAAAACTATTTATAAATTTCAATCATTTTAA
- a CDS encoding GntR family transcriptional regulator, producing MKIISIQNNLGVPKYKQIILSVEKAIEEEKLKKGDRLPSVNKVCLTSSLSRDTVLQAYDELKKRGIVYAIPGKGYYIKSVEITIKQRIFLLFDELNIFKEDTYNSFVKNIGKNAQVDIFFHYFNEQVFKKLINDNNGNYTKYIIMPTNIINVAEFIKTLPVNEVFILDQTNIELESYPAIYQNHKKDIFDGLCKGKSRLNKYKKLIMIFPGFREPPGMKEGFLDFCNDYSFNYEVITEFADREISIGEVYIIPNDRDLVRVIEKSKLQNLLLGSDFGIISYNETPLKKVVANGITTISTNFEAMGKIMAQMILQGKKEQIENKCALIIRNSL from the coding sequence ATGAAAATTATTTCGATTCAAAACAATCTTGGAGTTCCAAAATATAAGCAGATAATACTGTCCGTTGAAAAGGCAATAGAAGAAGAAAAACTAAAAAAAGGAGACCGACTTCCTTCTGTAAATAAAGTTTGTTTGACCTCATCATTATCACGTGACACTGTACTTCAGGCCTACGATGAATTGAAAAAGAGAGGCATTGTTTACGCTATTCCTGGCAAAGGTTATTACATTAAAAGTGTTGAAATCACCATAAAACAAAGGATTTTTTTGCTTTTTGATGAGTTAAACATTTTCAAAGAAGACACCTATAATTCATTTGTGAAAAATATTGGAAAAAATGCACAGGTAGATATTTTTTTCCATTATTTTAATGAGCAAGTTTTTAAAAAACTAATAAATGACAATAATGGGAATTATACAAAATACATTATAATGCCAACCAACATAATCAATGTTGCTGAATTTATAAAAACCCTACCAGTAAATGAAGTTTTCATACTAGATCAGACTAATATTGAACTAGAATCCTATCCCGCAATTTATCAGAATCACAAAAAAGACATCTTTGATGGCTTATGCAAAGGAAAATCCAGGCTAAATAAATACAAAAAACTCATTATGATTTTTCCTGGATTTAGAGAACCGCCGGGAATGAAAGAAGGTTTTTTGGATTTTTGCAACGACTATTCATTTAATTACGAAGTAATTACTGAGTTTGCCGACAGAGAAATAAGCATCGGTGAAGTATACATCATCCCAAACGACCGAGATTTAGTTCGTGTCATTGAAAAATCAAAGCTTCAAAACTTACTATTAGGCAGTGATTTTGGCATTATTTCCTATAACGAAACTCCTCTAAAAAAAGTAGTTGCAAATGGAATTACAACAATTTCAACGAATTTTGAGGCCATGGGAAAAATTATGGCTCAGATGATTCTACAAGGAAAAAAAGAACAAATAGAAAACAAGTGCGCCCTAATTATTAGAAATTCTTTATAA
- a CDS encoding transketolase encodes MNKKIDQLAADNIRALAISMVEKANSGHPGGAMGGADFMHILYTEYVDFDPTEMDWKFRDRFFMDAGHLSALMYSQYYLLGNYKKEDLQNFRQWGSVTPGHPEVDVLRGIENTSGPLGQGHAMGVGAAIAAKFLEARFKGLFNHKIYGFITDGGVQEEISQGAGRIAGHLGLNNFIMFYDSNDVQLSSMTDEVTSEDTAMKYEAWGWNVITIDGHDHEQIRKALNEAHAESDKPTLIIGKTIMGKGCVTATGAMYEGECELHGKPIGDTKADYVKTLINLNANPENPFAIFEEVETHYAKILAIKAEKSAYKKIQITSWRKENPELSEKMDLFLSGKLPELDLSSVIQKPNAATRDASSAVLAYLAENVENMIVSSADLSNSDKTDGFLKKSSVLQKNDFSGAFLQAGVAELTMTSIANGIALHGGVIPVVATFFVFSDYMKPAIRLAAIQELPVKYVWTHDSFRVGEDGPTHQPIEQEAQIRLMEKIKNHSGNQSLLALRPADAIETSVAWDMALKNTKTPTGLILSRQNIKDIPAQGTSRYEEATEATKGGYLVKSTQNPDITLIANGSEVATLLEAAVILEKSKNLKINVASIISEGLFKEQSKSYQESIIPKGKLVFGLTAGLPVNLEGLIGDSGKVIGLDHFGYSAPASVLDEKFGFTSEHACAAILKYIEENK; translated from the coding sequence ATGAATAAAAAAATTGACCAATTAGCAGCCGATAATATAAGAGCACTTGCCATTTCAATGGTAGAAAAAGCAAACTCTGGACATCCGGGAGGTGCTATGGGAGGTGCTGATTTTATGCACATTTTGTACACTGAATATGTAGATTTTGATCCTACAGAAATGGATTGGAAATTTAGAGATCGTTTCTTTATGGATGCGGGGCATTTATCAGCATTAATGTATTCGCAATATTATTTATTGGGAAATTATAAAAAAGAAGACCTTCAAAATTTTAGACAATGGGGATCAGTTACACCAGGTCATCCAGAAGTAGATGTGCTCAGAGGAATTGAAAACACATCAGGCCCTCTTGGTCAAGGACATGCTATGGGAGTGGGAGCCGCAATTGCAGCAAAATTTTTAGAGGCAAGATTCAAAGGACTTTTCAATCACAAAATATATGGTTTTATAACTGATGGCGGTGTGCAGGAAGAAATTTCTCAGGGAGCTGGGAGAATCGCTGGGCATTTAGGATTAAATAATTTTATCATGTTTTATGATTCTAATGATGTGCAACTTTCTTCTATGACAGATGAAGTTACCTCAGAAGATACAGCCATGAAATATGAAGCTTGGGGATGGAATGTAATAACCATCGATGGCCACGACCATGAACAAATTAGAAAAGCGTTGAATGAAGCTCATGCAGAATCTGATAAACCGACGCTAATAATTGGAAAAACAATTATGGGAAAAGGGTGTGTTACCGCAACAGGCGCCATGTATGAAGGAGAATGTGAATTGCACGGAAAGCCTATTGGTGACACCAAAGCAGATTACGTAAAAACGCTTATTAATTTGAATGCAAATCCTGAAAATCCGTTTGCAATCTTTGAAGAAGTAGAAACGCATTATGCAAAAATACTGGCTATAAAAGCAGAAAAATCAGCGTATAAAAAAATTCAAATAACAAGCTGGAGAAAAGAAAATCCCGAATTATCTGAAAAGATGGATTTATTTTTATCAGGAAAACTACCTGAATTAGATCTAAGCAGTGTTATCCAAAAACCAAATGCAGCCACTAGAGATGCATCATCTGCTGTATTGGCCTATTTAGCCGAAAACGTGGAAAACATGATTGTTTCATCAGCAGATTTGTCGAATAGTGACAAAACAGACGGGTTCCTGAAAAAATCCTCTGTTTTACAAAAAAATGATTTTAGCGGAGCCTTTTTACAAGCGGGTGTTGCGGAATTGACCATGACTTCAATAGCTAATGGAATTGCACTTCATGGTGGTGTTATTCCTGTAGTAGCTACGTTTTTTGTGTTTTCTGATTATATGAAACCTGCCATTCGATTAGCAGCTATTCAAGAACTTCCGGTAAAATATGTTTGGACACACGACTCTTTCCGAGTAGGTGAAGATGGACCAACACACCAACCTATTGAACAGGAAGCACAAATTCGTTTGATGGAAAAAATAAAAAACCATTCAGGAAATCAAAGTTTACTAGCATTGCGCCCAGCAGATGCTATTGAAACTTCAGTAGCTTGGGATATGGCATTAAAAAATACCAAAACTCCAACAGGTTTAATTCTTTCGAGACAAAACATCAAAGACATTCCAGCACAAGGAACTTCAAGGTATGAAGAAGCAACTGAAGCAACAAAAGGAGGTTATTTAGTTAAATCAACACAAAATCCTGATATCACTTTAATTGCAAATGGATCAGAAGTGGCAACACTTTTAGAAGCCGCAGTTATATTGGAAAAATCTAAAAATCTAAAAATAAACGTAGCCTCAATTATATCCGAAGGTTTATTCAAAGAACAATCAAAATCATACCAAGAAAGCATCATTCCGAAAGGGAAATTGGTTTTTGGTCTTACAGCAGGACTTCCCGTAAACCTTGAAGGGTTGATTGGAGACAGTGGAAAAGTAATAGGATTGGACCATTTTGGCTATTCAGCTCCGGCAAGCGTACTAGACGAAAAATTTGGATTTACAAGTGAACATGCTTGTGCTGCAATCCTAAAATATATTGAAGAAAATAAATAA